The following proteins are co-located in the Bosea sp. AS-1 genome:
- a CDS encoding ABC transporter ATP-binding protein, whose protein sequence is MTKRFGKRTVVDDVDLAVAAGEIVGFLGPNGSGKTTTIRMICGLLRPDAGEGTVLGLDVRTQSAEIKRQVGYMTQRFSFYEDLTIAENLTFVARLYELDPVEEAVAKTLDGLGLTSRKDQLAGTLSGGWKQRLALAACIMHQPKLLLLDEPTAGVDPKARREFWDEIHRLAGDGLTVLVSTHYMDEAERCHRIGYIAYGRMLATGTVEEVVRGSGLVTFVVHGTLKPAQIRALEATEGVEQVAPFGATLHVVGTDRGKLEAALEPLTREAGIKVEPGETSLEDVFIKFMTGAQERAA, encoded by the coding sequence ATGACCAAGCGCTTCGGCAAGCGCACGGTGGTCGATGATGTCGATCTCGCGGTGGCGGCGGGCGAGATCGTCGGCTTCCTCGGCCCCAACGGCTCGGGCAAGACGACGACGATCCGGATGATCTGTGGGTTGCTCAGGCCCGATGCCGGGGAGGGCACGGTGCTCGGCCTGGATGTCCGCACGCAGAGCGCGGAGATCAAGCGCCAGGTCGGCTACATGACGCAGCGCTTCTCCTTCTATGAAGACCTGACCATTGCCGAGAACCTGACCTTCGTGGCGCGGCTTTACGAGCTCGACCCGGTCGAGGAGGCGGTGGCGAAGACCCTGGACGGGCTCGGCCTGACCTCGCGCAAGGACCAGCTTGCCGGCACGCTCTCCGGCGGCTGGAAGCAGCGGCTCGCGCTCGCCGCCTGCATCATGCACCAACCCAAGCTCCTGCTGCTGGACGAGCCGACCGCCGGCGTCGATCCGAAGGCGCGACGTGAGTTCTGGGACGAGATCCATCGCCTTGCCGGGGACGGGCTCACCGTGCTGGTTTCGACCCACTACATGGACGAGGCCGAGCGCTGTCACCGCATCGGCTACATCGCCTACGGTCGCATGCTGGCGACCGGGACGGTCGAGGAGGTGGTCCGTGGCTCCGGTCTCGTGACCTTCGTCGTCCACGGCACGCTGAAACCCGCCCAGATCCGGGCATTGGAGGCGACCGAGGGCGTCGAGCAGGTCGCCCCCTTCGGCGCGACGTTGCATGTCGTAGGCACCGACCGAGGCAAGCTGGAGGCGGCGCTCGAGCCCCTGACGCGCGAAGCCGGCATCAAGGTCGAGCCGGGCGAGACCAGCCTCGAGGACGTCTTCATCAAGTTCATGACCGGTGCGCAGGAGCGGGCGGCATGA